The genomic DNA CCAGCATTTCCTCCACGGTATCGGCGTGCGGCACCTGGTAAGGGGTCACACCCCACACTAACCCCATGCGCCGATAGGTTTCCGTCTCGGGGGTGAAAGCCAACACCGGCACACCGGGTCTCGTCTTTGACATCAGGCGCGCCGTGCGGCCACTCTGTGTGAACACAGCAATCGCAGCTACCTCTTTATCTAATGCCATCTCATGCGCTGCCCGCGTAATAAATAGGGCATTATCATGGGGCATATCCTGGCTCAGTTCAATTTTGCCATGCCCCCACTCGCGCATATGCGCCTCCGCCGTAGAAATAATTGAGGCCATCATTTCCACGGTTTTTAGCGGATATTTACCCACTGCCGTCTCCCCAGAGAGCATCACCGCATCACTACCATCAAAAATGGCGTTGGCAACATCCGAAGCCTCGGCACGCGTGGGGCGCGGCGAATTCATCATCGATTCAAGCATTTGCGTGGCCGTGATGACGGTTTTGGCGTGGCGGTTCGCCATTTGGATGATCTCTTTCTGTGCGACGGGGACCATTTCCGGGGACATCTCCACCCCCAGGTCGCCGCGCGCCACCATGACCCCATCGGCGGCGTGGATGATAGCGTGTAGATTTTCCAGCGCTTCTGGGCGTTCCAGCTTGGCGATAATGGGCGTGTTACTGCGTTCTGGATTCAGGTTGTTGATTATTTCGCGTAGGTGGGTAATATCTTCAGCAGAACGCACAAATGAGAGCGCGATGGTATCCACCTTGTGTGCCAGGCCGAATTTCAGATCGGCCTGGTCTTTCGTGGTAAATGTGCGGATGTTCAGACTCGCTCCGGGCAGGTTGACTCCTTTATGGGGTTTGAGCGTGCCCCCGAGGAGCACCTCCGTCTCTACCGAATTTGTTCCCACGGCTGTAACTACCAATTCAAGGTTGCCATCATCGAGCAGAATCCGCCCCCCGGTTGAAACGCTTTGCGGAAGTTCAGCATAATCCACTGAAACCGTGTTTGCATCGCCTTCAACTTCTTCCGTTATCAATGTCAACGCTTGGCCGTTTTTAAGTTCAACTTGCCCGTTTTTAATTTCCCCCGTGCGGATTTTGGGACCTTGCAGGTCTTGCAGGATTGTCAGCGGTTGATCGAGCTGCTCTGCGATACGCCGCACCCGCTGAATAACCGCAGCGTGGTCTTCATGTGTGCCGTGCGAAAAATTAATACGGGCTACATTTACCCCGGCTGTGATGAGCTGGCGCAGCGAGTTTTCATCCTGGCTGGCAGGACCAATAGTGGCAACAATTTTTGCGCGACGGTTCATAATGATCGGTTCTAGGTTGCAAGTTGAAAATTGAAGGTTTCCAGGCTATTCGGTTCCCGCCCTTCAACTTTCAATTTGCAACATTCAACTTATATATAGTGCAATTCCTTCGCTTGCGCGGTCAATTCATCCCGAAATTCCGGATGTGCGATATTAATCAGCGCCAATGCGCGTTGGCGAATGGTTTTGCCATACAGATTGGCAACGCCGTATTCGGTGACAATATAGTGGACATGGTTGCGGCTGGTAACTACTCCTGCGCCATGTTTGAGCAGGGGGACAATACGGCTAAAATTCTTTGCTTTGCTGGGCAACGAAATAATAGGCACACCGCCCTTTGAGCGCGCCGCCCCGTAGATGAAATCCAGTTGCCCGCCAACGCCGCTGTATAACTTGGGGCCAATGCTGTCGGCGCATACCTGCCCGGTGAGGTCAACTTCAATGGCCGAGTTTACGGCGACCATGCGCTCATTTTTGGCAATTACAAAGGGGTCATTGACGTATTCTGTGCGGTGAAATTCGATCAGGGGGTTGTTATGCACCCAGTTATACAGTTTCTTGGAACCCAGGATAAACCCGGCGATAATCTTGCCGGTGTGTAACGTCTTTTGGGCGTTGGTGAGCACACCGGCTTCAACCAGATCAATCACGCCATCCGAGAATAGCTCGGTGTGAACGCCCAAATCTTTTTTGTCGAAGAGATATTTCAGCACCGCGTCAGGGATCGCGCCAATACCCATTTGCATGGTGGCTCCATCGGGGATCAATTCAGCGATATAGCTGGCGATACTCTCCACAATTTCGGAAGGTCCATCAGCCCCCATCGTCAATTCGGGCAAGTCATAATCTACTGGCACAATATAATCCAGCTTGCTCACATGGATGAATGAATCGCCCAGTGTGCGCGGCATCTGGTTATTCACTTCGGCAATAATAATTCTGGCCGATTCGGCGGGGGTTTTACTCAAACCAACTTCCACGCCGAAACTGCAAAAACCATGTTCATCGGGCGGCGAGAGATGTACCAGCGCCACATCCAGTGGCAGATGACCATTTTTGAAAAGCAGGGGAAATTCCGAGAGTAATACGGGGCTAAAATCGGCACGACCTTCCTGAACGGCCTTGCGGTTGTTGGGGCTGATAAACATGGTGTTGACCCGCAGATGGCCTTCCATCGCCGGGCTGACATAATCGGCAGAGCCAATTGTGAGCGCCTGGCAAATTTCCACATCTTCGAGATGCGGGGCGCGCTCGACCAACGCGCTGAGAACGCTTTTCGGCACCGAGCAGTTTCCGGTCAGGAATAGGCGATTACCCGACTGGATGTTTTTTACAGCTTCTTCGGCGCTGACAACTTTGTTTTTATATTGCTCAACCCAACTCATGGCGTTACCGTCTTCCTTGCAGCGAATCTTGCATTTTCTGGTGTACGATTTCGCCCCGGTGTGTATACACGCCTCGCAAAATAGCCGGATTTCGCTCAAAAGATTTTTCGATACCAATTTCTGCGACCATCTGAACAATCGGCCAGGATGCATTGTTGAGAGCGTGGGTCGCGGTGCGCCCTAAAACGCCAGTCATATTGGGTACGCAGTAATGGATGATGTCTTCTTCAACATAGATGGGGTTGCTATGGGTGGTAGGGCGGCTGGTTTCGATGCAGCCACCCTGATCAATTGCCAGATCGATGATGATGGATCGGGAACGCATCGACTTCACCATTTCACGGCTGACCAGCATCGGCGCGCGTTCTCCAGGGATTAGCACGCTGCCAACCAGTACGTCTGCAAAGCGGCAAACTTTTTCAATGTTAAAGGCATGGGAGACCATTGTGACCACCCTGCCCTGAAATTCTCGATCCAGTACGCGCAAACGATTGAGTGAATGATCCAGAATGTGGACCGTGGCCCCCAGCCCGAGGAAGTTGCGCGCCGCCGCGGTGCCAGCGGTGCCCCCACCCAGGATAATCACCTCCGCGGGGGGGACGCCGGGCACCCCGCCAAGCAGGATTCCCTTGCCCCCAAAGTTATTCTGGCTAATGGTGGCTGCCACCTGGGGCACCATCCGCCCTCCGGCCTGACTCAGCGGAATCAGCACCGGCAATTCGCCCTCTTCATCCTGAATAATCTCATATCCGACTGCGGTAATCTGTTTATCCAGCAGCAGATCAATTTTTTCAGAGCGGCCTGCTGCCAGGTGCAAGAAACCCATGATGATTTGTCCCTGGCGCATCCAATTAAATTCTTCATCGGTTGGGCGAGCCACTTTGAGCAATAAATCGGCACGCCCAAAGATTTCTTCGCCGCTATAGACAATTTGCCCGCCCGCTTGTTGGTAGTCGTAGTCGCTGAAGCCGCTACCTACACCAGCTTCATGTTCAATATAGCACGTATGCCCGGCCTGGATGAGCAGTCGCACGCCTGCCGGGGTCAGGCCCACACGAAATTCGGAATCGCGGCGTTCACGGGGGATGCAGATATTCATACGTTTGCCTCGTATTGCTGGCCCAAAGAGCCATTATTTTACAAATCTGTCATTCTGTCGAGCGTAGCTTTGTATTTTTGGATAGGGTCTTCATGTATACAAAATCTATTGAACTAACTTCACCAAAATGGCTTTTTGCGCGTGTAGACGGTTATGTGCCTGCGGGAAGAGCCGTGAATGAGTCCCATCAGCGACTTTGTCGGTAATTTCTTCACCGCGGTGCGCTGGAAGGCAGTGCATCAAAATG from Chloroflexota bacterium includes the following:
- the pyk gene encoding pyruvate kinase gives rise to the protein MNRRAKIVATIGPASQDENSLRQLITAGVNVARINFSHGTHEDHAAVIQRVRRIAEQLDQPLTILQDLQGPKIRTGEIKNGQVELKNGQALTLITEEVEGDANTVSVDYAELPQSVSTGGRILLDDGNLELVVTAVGTNSVETEVLLGGTLKPHKGVNLPGASLNIRTFTTKDQADLKFGLAHKVDTIALSFVRSAEDITHLREIINNLNPERSNTPIIAKLERPEALENLHAIIHAADGVMVARGDLGVEMSPEMVPVAQKEIIQMANRHAKTVITATQMLESMMNSPRPTRAEASDVANAIFDGSDAVMLSGETAVGKYPLKTVEMMASIISTAEAHMREWGHGKIELSQDMPHDNALFITRAAHEMALDKEVAAIAVFTQSGRTARLMSKTRPGVPVLAFTPETETYRRMGLVWGVTPYQVPHADTVEEMLAHVEAAMIAETAIQPGQEVVLLAGFPIGAHGPANFALLHTIGQR
- a CDS encoding acetyl-CoA hydrolase/transferase family protein — protein: MSWVEQYKNKVVSAEEAVKNIQSGNRLFLTGNCSVPKSVLSALVERAPHLEDVEICQALTIGSADYVSPAMEGHLRVNTMFISPNNRKAVQEGRADFSPVLLSEFPLLFKNGHLPLDVALVHLSPPDEHGFCSFGVEVGLSKTPAESARIIIAEVNNQMPRTLGDSFIHVSKLDYIVPVDYDLPELTMGADGPSEIVESIASYIAELIPDGATMQMGIGAIPDAVLKYLFDKKDLGVHTELFSDGVIDLVEAGVLTNAQKTLHTGKIIAGFILGSKKLYNWVHNNPLIEFHRTEYVNDPFVIAKNERMVAVNSAIEVDLTGQVCADSIGPKLYSGVGGQLDFIYGAARSKGGVPIISLPSKAKNFSRIVPLLKHGAGVVTSRNHVHYIVTEYGVANLYGKTIRQRALALINIAHPEFRDELTAQAKELHYI
- the ald gene encoding alanine dehydrogenase, translating into MNICIPRERRDSEFRVGLTPAGVRLLIQAGHTCYIEHEAGVGSGFSDYDYQQAGGQIVYSGEEIFGRADLLLKVARPTDEEFNWMRQGQIIMGFLHLAAGRSEKIDLLLDKQITAVGYEIIQDEEGELPVLIPLSQAGGRMVPQVAATISQNNFGGKGILLGGVPGVPPAEVIILGGGTAGTAAARNFLGLGATVHILDHSLNRLRVLDREFQGRVVTMVSHAFNIEKVCRFADVLVGSVLIPGERAPMLVSREMVKSMRSRSIIIDLAIDQGGCIETSRPTTHSNPIYVEEDIIHYCVPNMTGVLGRTATHALNNASWPIVQMVAEIGIEKSFERNPAILRGVYTHRGEIVHQKMQDSLQGRR